In the genome of Mycteria americana isolate JAX WOST 10 ecotype Jacksonville Zoo and Gardens chromosome 7, USCA_MyAme_1.0, whole genome shotgun sequence, one region contains:
- the LOC142413050 gene encoding phospholipid scramblase family member 5-like — protein sequence MASQESQGQTNPIFKDYLPGSSDLPEQNKPVEPTSLWKQTSHTHNLPPGLEYLNQLDRIIIHQQVELLEAILGTETSSKYEIKNHLGQRVYFAVEENDCFDRNLCSPIRSFTIRIADNTGREVITVNRPLRCNSCWFPCFLQELEVQSPPGTIAGYVVQNWDPFLPKFTIQNESKEDVLKIVGPYATCGCFEDVDFEVKALNEMSTIGKISKYWSGFVNNVFTNTANFGIQVPVDLDVRIKAVMIGACFLIDLMFFENSLDGL from the exons aaTCTCAGGGACAAACCAACCCAATCTTTAAGGATTACCTCCCTGGTTCTTCTGACCTTCCTGAACAGAATAAGCCTGTTGAACCAACAAGTCTCTGGAAGCAAACATCACACACTCATAACTTGCCACCTGGTCTGGAGTACCTGAACCAG ctGGACCGGATAATTATTCATCAGCAAGTGGAGCTTCTTGAAG CCATACTGGGCACAGAGACCTCCAGCAAATACGAGATAAAAAACCATTTGGGACAAAGAGTTTACTTTGCAGTAGAAGAAAATGATTGCTTTGACCGTAACTTGTGTTCGCCTATAAGGTCTTTCACCATACGGATTGCTGATAACACGGGCCGAGAAGTGATTACAGTGAACAGACCCTTGAGATGCAACAGCTGCTGGTTCCCCTGCTTCCTGCAAGAG TTAGAAGTTCAGTCCCCACCAGGTACAATAGCTGGGTACGTTGTACAGAACTGGGACCCTTTTCTGCCAAAGTTTACTATACAGAATGAAAGTAAAGAAGATGTACTAAAAATAGTTGGCCCATATGCAACTTGTGGCTGTTTTGAAGATGTTGACTTTGAG GTAAAAGCTCTCAATGAGATGTCAACGATTGGCAAAATTTCCAAGTACTGGTCTGGATTTGTAAACAATGTCTTTACCAACACTGCCAACTTTGGGATCCAGGTCCCTGTAGATCTTGATGTGAGAATCAAGGCAGTAATGATTGGTGCTTGTTTCCTCATT GACTTAATGTTCTTTGAAAACTCTTTGGATGGATTATAA